The following proteins come from a genomic window of Limnohabitans sp. 103DPR2:
- the ispH gene encoding 4-hydroxy-3-methylbut-2-enyl diphosphate reductase, whose translation MGVQEILLAEPRGFCAGVDRAIDIVEAAIAKFGRPIYVRHEIVHNTYVVNDLKTKGAIFIEELSDVPPGATLVFSAHGVSKAVQAEAEARGFNIFDATCPLVTKVHVEVAKLHKEGYEFIMIGHKGHPEVEGTMGQLPDGIHLVEDVQDVLKVQPKQTELLAVVTQTTLSVDDAEEILLAVKQRFPKVREPKQQDICYATQNRQDAVKLMAPEVDVLVVVGSPTSSNSNRLRELGSRMGADSYMIDSADELQNEWFVGKHRVGLTAGASAPEVLVQDVILRLRALGATSIRKLDGVTETIKFPLPKGLKLNDGH comes from the coding sequence ATGGGCGTACAAGAAATTTTATTGGCTGAACCTCGCGGCTTTTGCGCAGGTGTTGACCGTGCCATTGACATTGTGGAAGCGGCCATTGCCAAATTTGGCCGGCCCATTTACGTGCGCCATGAAATTGTGCACAACACCTACGTGGTCAACGACCTCAAAACCAAAGGCGCCATCTTCATCGAAGAACTGAGTGATGTGCCGCCTGGCGCCACCTTGGTCTTCAGCGCTCACGGCGTGAGCAAAGCGGTGCAAGCCGAAGCAGAAGCGCGCGGCTTCAATATTTTTGATGCCACTTGCCCCCTCGTCACCAAGGTGCATGTGGAAGTGGCCAAGCTGCACAAAGAAGGTTATGAGTTCATCATGATTGGCCACAAGGGCCATCCTGAAGTGGAAGGCACCATGGGTCAATTGCCCGATGGCATTCACTTGGTAGAAGACGTTCAGGATGTGTTGAAAGTTCAGCCCAAGCAAACCGAACTCTTGGCCGTTGTGACGCAAACCACCTTGAGTGTGGACGATGCCGAAGAAATTTTGTTGGCCGTGAAGCAACGCTTTCCGAAGGTGCGCGAGCCCAAACAACAAGACATTTGCTACGCCACCCAAAACCGACAAGATGCCGTCAAGCTGATGGCGCCTGAGGTGGATGTGTTGGTGGTGGTGGGCAGCCCCACCAGTTCCAACAGCAACCGTCTGCGCGAACTGGGCAGCCGCATGGGCGCCGACAGTTACATGATTGACAGTGCTGACGAACTGCAAAATGAATGGTTTGTTGGCAAACACCGTGTGGGCCTGACAGCGGGTGCCTCAGCGCCTGAAGTGTTGGTGCAAGATGTCATTCTTCGCTTGCGCGCCTTGGGTGCTACCTCCATTCGCAAATTGGACGGTGTCACCGAAACCATCAAATTCCCCTTGCCCAAGGGCCTTAAATTAAACGATGGCCATTGA
- the serS gene encoding serine--tRNA ligase: MLDILLLRKDLDAAVARLETRKNPQAFLNVEKFRALENERKTLQTRTEELQSQRNNLSKQIGMLKSKGESTDQVMADVASIKTELDASAIRLEALQAELQDMLLAVPNLPHESVPVGADEHGNVEVRKWSVDGKGPKTFDFEVRDHVDIGEKLGLDFDTGIKLSGSRFTFMRGQIARMHRALAQFMLDTQTQQHGYTECYTPYVVNAETLRGTGQLPKFEGDLFAAKKGGQEGEEAADNQALYLIPTSEVTLTNVVRDEILAESDLPMKLTAHTPCFRSEAGSAGRDTRGLIRQHQFDKVEMVQIVHPEKSYEALEEMTGHAEAILQKLGLPYRVMLLCSGDMGFGATKTYDLEVWVPAQGTYREISSCSNCEAFQARRLQARFKNAQGKNELVHTLNGSGLAVGRALVAVLENYQNADGSVTVPEVLRPYMGGITELRA; this comes from the coding sequence ATGCTAGACATTCTTCTACTCCGCAAAGACCTCGACGCTGCTGTGGCGCGCCTGGAAACTCGTAAAAATCCACAAGCATTTTTGAATGTGGAAAAGTTTCGTGCTTTAGAAAATGAGCGCAAAACTTTGCAAACTCGCACGGAAGAATTGCAAAGTCAGCGCAACAATTTGTCAAAGCAAATTGGCATGTTGAAGTCCAAAGGTGAAAGCACTGACCAGGTGATGGCCGATGTGGCCAGCATCAAAACAGAACTCGATGCTTCAGCCATTCGCTTAGAGGCTTTGCAGGCTGAGTTGCAGGACATGCTGTTGGCCGTGCCCAACTTGCCCCACGAAAGCGTGCCTGTTGGCGCGGACGAACACGGCAATGTGGAAGTTCGCAAATGGAGTGTGGACGGCAAAGGCCCCAAGACCTTCGACTTTGAAGTGCGCGACCACGTCGACATTGGCGAAAAGTTGGGCCTCGACTTTGACACCGGCATCAAATTGTCCGGTTCACGCTTTACGTTCATGCGCGGTCAAATTGCTCGCATGCACCGCGCCTTGGCGCAGTTCATGTTGGACACGCAAACGCAGCAACACGGCTATACAGAGTGCTACACACCTTACGTGGTGAATGCAGAAACGCTGCGTGGCACGGGTCAGTTGCCCAAGTTTGAAGGCGATTTGTTTGCTGCTAAAAAGGGCGGTCAAGAAGGCGAAGAGGCTGCAGACAATCAAGCGCTGTATTTGATTCCCACCTCAGAAGTCACTTTGACCAACGTGGTGCGCGATGAAATTTTGGCCGAGTCAGACTTGCCCATGAAGCTCACAGCCCACACACCTTGCTTCCGTTCAGAAGCGGGCAGTGCAGGGCGTGACACACGCGGCCTGATTCGTCAGCACCAATTCGACAAAGTAGAAATGGTTCAAATTGTTCATCCAGAGAAAAGCTACGAAGCGCTGGAAGAAATGACAGGCCACGCTGAAGCCATTCTGCAAAAACTGGGCTTGCCATATCGCGTGATGTTGCTGTGTTCAGGTGACATGGGTTTTGGTGCTACCAAAACTTATGACCTGGAAGTTTGGGTGCCTGCGCAAGGCACCTATCGTGAGATCAGCTCTTGCTCAAACTGCGAGGCTTTCCAAGCACGTCGTTTGCAAGCGCGCTTTAAAAATGCGCAAGGCAAGAACGAGTTGGTGCACACCTTGAACGGTTCTGGTTTGGCGGTGGGCCGCGCTTTGGTGGCGGTGCTTGAGAATTATCAGAATGCAGATGGTTCAGTGACGGTGCCTGAAGTGTTGCGTCCTTACATGGGCGGCATCACGGAGCTACGCGCTTAA